The following coding sequences are from one Nymphalis io chromosome 5, ilAglIoxx1.1, whole genome shotgun sequence window:
- the LOC126768572 gene encoding uncharacterized protein LOC126768572 — MGSSQSTRATHFHRHDAAKAMEDVSEDHHINISNKMVERLVEDAAITNDTVTGFSNAKGDYKEKIFIEKLRCIDDKHTERCGLTVEELNALVTRVEMRTSHISNLEPICEDIKDKIIDCYDTTDPSDIIKCWNIVGAFSQCVQDASSKRLEARTAQEALATAQRTRRVARARAHLATHDDLTDD, encoded by the exons ATGGGCAGCAGTCAATCAACCAGAGCGACGCATTTCCATCGTCACGATGCAGCTAAAGCCATGGAGGATGTATCAGAAGACCATCACatcaatatttctaataaaatg gTTGAAAGGCTCGTTGAAGACGCTGCTATAACAAATGACACGGTCACTGGTTTCTCAAACGCCAAAGGAGATTATAAGGAGAAGATATTCATTGAGAAGCTGAGATGTATTGATGATAAGCATACTGAAAGATGCGG attaacGGTAGAAGAATTAAACGCCTTGGTGACTCGTGTGGAAATGCGAACATCTCACATATCGAACTTAGAACCAATATGTGAAGATATAAAGGATAAAATCATCGATTGCTACGATACGACAGATCCTTCGGATATTATTAAATGCTGGAATATTGTAG GAGCTTTTAGTCAATGCGTGCAAGATGCCAGCTCGAAGAGATTAGAGGCGCGGACGGCGCAGGAGGCGCTCGCCACAGCACAGCGCACACGGCGCGTGGCGCGTGCGCGCGCACACCTCGCCACGCACGACGACCTTACCGACGACTGA
- the LOC126768520 gene encoding protein Spindly-B: MDYSTISNKTNITETEDLTSGELSEQYYSLRKQYENLSNNFDAIKQELHDTRRSYQTALDVQSHLTAELESYQADEQKRRSELTSRITAFQEEISSLKQERTDLAERHVSEIRILEIENKRLKEEQVIVNRQSPVPDTSEIDETRAALSAAASEAFAAKTALEQARAEICSWQMKVEELVTQVSELRVAAEIRKEELNAAGEREAAALADLAEARALLHQVDSQDAQPHAAKGNSIFAEVEDKRQEMAKNLIQMKQTNSRLRRDLANKQAELEALLHEKQTVWEQQAGAAAHHDRELIESYEDRITQLEGLCERQRRELARWFGKLCEPTEQGWLPGVLDHLKNECEQLRAEVLSRGAAQLASAAQVRELRRKIALLTATGVRQSPVQTNDDDRDDIGMQKVTIQVNNRPTPDDVKKKVSFN, encoded by the exons atggaTTATTCGACAATTAGTAACAAAACCAATATAACAGAAACTGAGGATTTAACAAGCGGTGAACTTTCTGAACAGTATTATTCACTTCGAAAACAATACGAGAATTTATCCAACAACTTCGACGCTATTAAACAAGAGCTCCACGATACAAGGCGAAGTTATCAAACTGCATTAGACGTTCAGAGTCATCTCACTGCTGAATTAGAGAGCTATCAAGCAGATGAACAAAAACGTAGAAGTGAACTAACATCACGTATTACCGCTTTTCAAGAAGAAATATCATCATTGAAACAAGAACGTACGGATTTGGCAGAGCGACATGTCAGTGAAATTAGGATTctagaaatagaaaataaacgtttaaaagaAGAACAGGTTATCGTTAATCGCCAATCACCCGTGCCTGATACCTCAGAAATAGACGAAACGCGTGCAGCACTATCGGCTGCGGCATCTGAAGCGTTTGCAGCAAAAACGGCGCTTGAGCAAGCGCGTGCCGAAATTTGTTCATGGCAGATGAAAGTTGAGGAGTTAGTGACACAAGTAAGTGAGCTTCGTGTAGCCGCGGAAATAAGAAAAGAAGAATTAAACGCAGCTGGAGAGCGTGAAGCTGCAGCGCTTGCAGACTTAGCAGAAGCTAGAGCTTTGCTCCACCAAGTAGATTCTCAAGATGCCCAACCACATG CTGCTAAAGGTAATTCAATATTTGCGGAAGTTGAAGATAAAAGACAAGAGATGGCTAAAAATCTAATACAaatgaaacaaacaaattcCAGG TTAAGAAGAGACCTGGCAAACAAGCAAGCAGAGCTAGAAGCACTTTTGCATGAGAAACAAACAGTGTGGGAACAGCAAGCCGGAGCAGCCGCTCATCATGACCGTGAACTTATtg AGAGCTACGAAGATCGCATAACACAACTCGAAGGCTTATGCGAGAGACAGAGGCGAGAGTTGGCGCGATGGTTCGGTAAACTTTGCGAACCAACCGAACAGGGCTGGCTCCCGGGTGTATTGGATCATCTAAA AAATGAATGTGAGCAACTGCGAGCAGAAGTATTATCTCGAGGCGCGGCTCAGCTGGCCAGCGCAGCACAAGTGAGAGAGCTGCGAAGGAAAATCGCCCTTCTTACAGCTACAGGCGTTAGGCAATCTCCCGTACAAACAAATGATGACGATAGAGACGATATAGGCATGCAGAAAGTGACTATTCAAGTTAACAATAGACCGACTCCAGACGATGTTAAGAAGAAAGTGTcctttaattga